The following coding sequences lie in one Candidatus Aenigmatarchaeota archaeon genomic window:
- the pyrG gene encoding CTP synthase (glutamine hydrolyzing), translating to MARYIFVTGGVMSGLGKGIVTSSIARLLKSRGYKVTAVKIDPYVNIDAGTMRPTEHGEVWVTEDGGEIDQDFGHYERFLCEPIGKSHNITTGQIYREVISRERRGEYLGSTVQVIPHVTNEIKRRIETAAGSKKADFCLVEIGGTVGDYENVLFLEAARQMGRELGDSCSRKEKVCFVHVSYVPIPDKLGEPKTKLTQQSVRLLREIGIMADVIICRSRYPLDDVRKKKISLFCDVCEKDVISNPDIETVYELPVIFERQGLSERILDRFGLPARKLELDEWTKRVEVIKNPGRRVSIGIVGKYIDSGNFTLKDSYISVEESIKHACAKLGVGCGIAWVNAKNIGEAELSGVSGLIVPGGFGSAGVEGKIQAIRQARESKLPFLGLCFGLQMAVVEYARNACGLVGANSTEIDPATKYPVVDILPEQKGVKDKGATMRLGSHPAVLKNGTRVYESYLAAGLLSSKGVAYERHRHRYEVNPAFHKLLQDKGLVFSGVSPDRKLVEFIELPGHPYFVATQAHPEFKSNLLHPAPLFLGFVKACL from the coding sequence ATGGCGCGATATATTTTTGTTACCGGGGGCGTTATGTCGGGGCTTGGAAAGGGAATAGTTACAAGCTCCATAGCCCGGCTCCTTAAATCGCGCGGCTATAAGGTCACCGCCGTGAAGATAGACCCGTACGTGAACATAGACGCAGGCACAATGCGACCAACAGAGCACGGCGAAGTGTGGGTTACCGAGGATGGCGGCGAAATTGACCAGGATTTTGGGCATTACGAAAGGTTTCTCTGCGAGCCAATAGGAAAAAGCCATAACATTACCACAGGCCAGATTTACAGGGAGGTAATTTCACGTGAACGGCGCGGCGAATACCTTGGCTCTACGGTGCAGGTAATTCCGCACGTTACAAATGAGATTAAGAGAAGAATCGAAACGGCGGCGGGCTCAAAGAAAGCGGACTTTTGCCTGGTTGAAATCGGCGGAACTGTAGGGGACTATGAGAATGTGCTCTTTCTGGAGGCGGCAAGGCAGATGGGGCGTGAACTTGGTGATTCCTGCAGCAGAAAGGAAAAGGTATGTTTTGTTCACGTGTCGTATGTACCCATACCGGACAAGCTGGGCGAGCCGAAAACAAAGCTCACGCAGCAGTCGGTGCGCCTGCTGCGCGAAATTGGCATTATGGCTGATGTTATAATCTGTAGGTCCAGGTACCCTCTGGATGATGTCAGAAAGAAGAAGATATCCCTTTTTTGCGATGTCTGCGAAAAAGACGTGATATCCAACCCCGATATAGAAACCGTTTACGAGCTTCCGGTGATTTTTGAACGGCAGGGTCTTTCGGAGCGCATCCTTGATCGCTTTGGACTTCCTGCCAGAAAGCTTGAATTGGACGAATGGACCAAAAGGGTTGAGGTCATAAAAAATCCGGGCCGCAGGGTTTCGATAGGCATCGTGGGCAAGTATATTGACTCAGGGAACTTCACGCTTAAGGATTCCTACATCTCTGTAGAGGAATCAATAAAGCACGCATGCGCGAAGCTTGGGGTGGGCTGTGGCATTGCCTGGGTAAATGCAAAGAATATTGGTGAGGCGGAACTTTCTGGGGTTTCCGGGCTCATCGTTCCGGGGGGATTTGGCTCTGCTGGGGTGGAGGGAAAAATTCAGGCGATAAGGCAGGCCCGTGAAAGCAAACTGCCTTTCCTGGGGCTTTGTTTTGGCCTTCAGATGGCCGTGGTGGAATATGCAAGAAATGCCTGCGGGCTTGTGGGGGCTAACTCAACTGAAATAGACCCGGCCACGAAGTATCCCGTTGTGGATATTCTCCCTGAACAAAAGGGAGTGAAAGACAAGGGGGCGACAATGCGACTTGGAAGCCACCCGGCGGTTCTGAAGAATGGGACTAGGGTTTATGAATCTTACCTGGCTGCGGGTCTTTTGTCCTCTAAGGGGGTGGCATACGAAAGGCACAGGCACCGCTATGAGGTTAACCCTGCTTTTCACAAACTACTTCAGGATAAGGGACTCGTTTTTTCGGGGGTGTCTCCAGACAGAAAGCTTGTTGAGTTTATTGAGCTTCCAGGCCACCCATACTTTGTTGCTACCCAGGCGCATCCAGAGTTTAAGTCAAACCTTCTTCATCCTGCCCCTCTTTTTCTGGGCTTCGTGAAGGCCTGCCTTTAG
- a CDS encoding DNA replication complex GINS family protein — MLLTFEKIREVQLNEKKDELQALPENFFDDAADYLRARHGTDEGKTALKILTNLFERRLKKVANMASIYYLAGKVPDNLSPVEVKVYSDLISALRKGDCEFRARFADKAGFEDKSPHCNLMEPSEDASPVEEKEKGSVGDMVKVTFVMDTPELMTPDMQTCTFKKGDCATVSKAFADFLKKSGFCSL, encoded by the coding sequence ATGCTTCTGACATTCGAGAAAATAAGGGAAGTGCAACTCAACGAAAAGAAAGATGAGCTTCAGGCGCTTCCTGAGAATTTTTTTGATGATGCTGCAGACTATCTGCGGGCAAGGCATGGGACTGACGAGGGAAAGACTGCACTCAAGATTCTTACAAATCTTTTTGAAAGGCGCCTGAAAAAGGTTGCCAATATGGCATCCATATATTACCTTGCAGGAAAAGTTCCCGATAACCTGAGCCCTGTGGAGGTTAAGGTTTATTCTGACCTGATCAGCGCACTTCGAAAAGGGGATTGCGAATTCAGGGCAAGGTTTGCAGATAAGGCCGGGTTTGAAGACAAGTCTCCACACTGTAATCTGATGGAACCTTCAGAGGATGCTTCCCCCGTCGAGGAGAAAGAGAAGGGTAGTGTAGGAGATATGGTGAAAGTCACATTTGTTATGGACACGCCTGAGCTTATGACCCCGGATATGCAGACATGTACCTTCAAGAAAGGGGATTGCGCTACAGTCTCGAAGGCATTTGCGGATTTTTTGAAGAAGAGTGGATTTTGCAGCCTCTAA